The genomic interval cagttattctaccgttaaataacagtagtcagtattgttgtgttccggtttgaagggtgagtgagccagtgtaactacaggcacaagggacataacatcttagttcccaaggttagtggcgcagtgacgatgtaaggaatagttaatatttctcacagcgtcattgtctatgggtgatggtgaccacttaccatcaggtggcccatatgctcgtccgccaacaaataacataaaaaaaaaaaaacattaagcacatgaatattcattcttgcctgggtttgaacacgcaatcatcgtttaagatgaatgcgttctaaccactgggctatatcGACTCTCGTACAGGaatacaacaaataaatcatttatatgaaGTTAAATGTTAAACTAAGACTAattgttaatgttatttatgtttttgatatgATCAGGAAAAAGCGAGTCTCATGAAGCCCTGGGTTATCTGGACTTCTCTCCAAGTTTTGGTATCGGTGATGGCGTTTATATTCTGGACCGCCTTGGCTATGATGAAATATAACGATAATTCACTCTTGATCTACGTGGTCGAATTTTTAGGATTgagtaagaattatttttttatacatagtttTAAGTATGCCCGTATGTACTTACAAGATGTAAAaccaaaatgaaattaaatgaaagtaGAAACTATAtggtatgtatattatatttataactatattggttatgttttcttttcaaatttcaaatgcGACTAAAGTATCCGAACGACGTTGTAACTTatcaaagaataatattttgtaagtaattatttatttcaaataatttatagtttctTATTATGTAGTGTAAAATATCTGTCAACAAATTAAATATCTCTTATATTTATCAAGACGATCCCTTATCAAAATTGTGTACAATGACTTCAAAATGAGAATCTTtgcgtttaatttttaatcaggcGCTTGaggtaaatgtattaaaaatgtatgatatTGTTATCTTTAACTTAACCATTTATATTATTCGTAATGATTAGCGTGAGTTTATCAATTTCTTAGAAAAAAGTAATGTCAACGTCGAACTCTTATGAAGTTTACTTCatcaatcatttataaaattgaaattattatttaataattattattttgatatttttcagtGGTTCGATTCTATATGCTAATGATAGTGGCGAGCTTCTACAGGCAATTGGAGGAAAGGACTATCGAAGAAACCAAACATCTAAGAGATTTAGTGAATAATGAAAACTGGTACAGCACAGCATGAtttgttttttagatttttataaaattttatgtaaataaactttttttgtaaaaaaactaagatgtttaattttatttatatacatttacatatttacaacGAAGTcagaaatctatatatatagcaagtattacacttttatttgtttgtgaacaacatacattactctgatcccaatataagtagctaaggcAATGGTGTtatggaaaactaatgaaatttctacatcgactgggccgggaatcgagcccgggacctcgcagtgccgtacccatgaaaaccagtgtacacactactcgaccacggaggtcgtcaaacacaCTTTATTGTTTGTCAAATTTCTGCCGTCGCTTCGAAAGTACACACGGAAACGAATCGGCGAAAGAAGCTCAGCTTGGTTTTTGTTGTATGTGTTAACTATGTGATATTTTTAGTAAAGTTCTTTAAattcacttattttataatccgtcaattaaatttgaaaaaaaattttttagtcATCTGTGGATGACCAGACTGTGAAGTTTGTCTGTGGATAGATAATGAGAAAAGTTAcaggcaatgatattctaataaacagatatgttatatccatactaaacaacagaaaaaagtgttccgcgccggggaccgtttattttagtttatttttacatttcgttaaaagtaaaaaggatactttgataaaaacaataagtaagagggataactagatgttttaattacgcaaaacgtattactacgtaattatgatgtattataacgtattactacgtaaaacgactaaaggtcccaattaggacgttttctagtcttcacattttgcgcgttaatgacacgTTACAGGTATAATgacaatataaatgtatttattttacttgtcGTAGATAAATTTACTGAACactataaagtataaatttatatttaaatattaataaagacgaTAAATAAAATGCTCGTATATACTGGTAATTTATGATAGTTGAACGATATTTATTACcagttatttattacttttaaaggGTATTTAAAAATCGCCCTATGCCTATTAATCACTGTGTAGCTtaataaactttgttttaagtatttgattttttaaataatgatttactatagataacatttatactttttataaaagatcTCATGAAAATTATAAgggattattaaaaataaaagtttattaattaaaaatatatttatttggcgTATACTGCATAACATTAATAGTCTCtagaatataaaacaataacgtatatttacaaaatatatcgtacgaaaaaatcattttacttcattttataattatttatatatcatagtaCAAGCTTGCAAGGTAACTGAAATATGAACAATAcagtttttaaatagatttttttaataaatagaccAGTATATTTAGTCTGTATAATACTATACGTATTGGAGTACTCTAGACTAAAtgacatttttatctttaaaaaaaaaaaagaattccgATGTGTGCATTAACTTAAGATATCGCTCGGGTTTAAGGATTCTGCCTGAACATACAAACCTGTTAGGGCATTTAAAAGCTATGAtggaataaattacatacaaagaCCAAAGACATTACATCCTTTTTGAGTCATAACTCAGTCAGACTATAAAGTGCCATACATTCATTTACGTAATTAATTCCTCGTAAGGAcagaactttttttaatattgatcaaatgtatattttcttatataaggAGATAATTTTTCATCTTACTCCACCACCCTACTTTAATATGTGGATATAAGCGTGGCAGAATTGTATACGACACATGTGtccttaagatatttttatttacacatgaattttacacaattatacatatgtggTAATTCAATGATGCTTGCTCGAACTGAAACCACGATCTTCAATTCTTTTGTATTTCTTACAAGTATCTCCTctattctaatatatatttattatttctatctcCTGCGTTATAggttctattaaaatttaaagaatatagtTCATTCcgttaaaatactataaaaataaagcacTTTAATTTGgatatctttatattaattttagtaaattatcaACTAAATAAAGTTACTatcaaaactattaatataataaggcACAATATTTACATGCATTAAAGGACTccctttaataatttaataattcggatttatatatatgtatatgtttactttactttttgatAAGATACGAATGGAAAATATTATATCGAAATAATTTACCGTCAGATATTTGATTGAAAAACTTTTTGTAAAGAACCTCTTTGGTGATCGTttcgaattataaaatttgtataagaTGTTCTAAGCTGAATTGTCTTAAGCACCAAAATtgtgcaaattttttttttaatctaccaaacaaaacttatttcaatttcattattaactCACCAATCATACTAAAAttgatatcaaataaataaatgacaaatcTTAAGtatctaaaatataacatttacaaaaataaaaattgaacattCGATCAGAAGTCTACGTGAATTACATATGAAATTCAAATCCATTTGTTTTAATGCTTTTGCTTATAATctatgtaaaaacatttttgtaattaacatctcagattgttaaaaaaaaaaacaaaaagctgATGGAACGTTCAGAACTTTAAAATGaagcaacaaaaacaaatacagaATCCTGATGGATGAAGtctaaaataagaatttacTGATTAGGGATTCCCGTTTATTGCCAAAGCATTTTTGGTAATACGTTAAAATTGCAGTgacttaagttattaattaactGGTGCGTCACCCGCAAAATTTcgcatttattcaaaatattttttttttcatttcattttaaattgtcaCTCATCTAtatttggcgccaaaatgatGAAACCTCATTTCAAagctaaagttttttttatacaggcCTGTAACTTTGTTCTTGTTAAATAAAGATcataatcgatttttaagtGCAGCTATATCCCATAATCagtgggacaaaaatcggcttacgctaaACAAATAATGACGTATTAACAAATTGTTAAGCACACACAACCGGGAAATTACATTCGCTTTTGTTGCTACCTTTGTTTTAATCCGAGATCAACATGTTACTAAACCGTGCCCTGTTCCCGTGTATATTTCACGACTCCATCGCGTTGCATTTTCACTATCGTACTCCAGATCAGGATCACGAGATAAATCTGCACCACTGAAATATAGAGGtgataagatatttattatatggtttGGTAATTGCTTTTAATTGGTTTGAAAGTTAAGTgcccttaattatttttaataaaaatataaacatatttttcagttgcgttttccatttttttccttttaattttgGCGAAAATATTGAATTCtaacaacataattatttagatatagTACATATGAATTTACAATTGTATTGTAGTATATCTAGTTCGgatgtaatttactttttactaacACTAGAAGAAGATCTTCTATCTTAGATTAAATTGACATAAAGCCTTTAATTAGCTGCTTAAGGAAGAAACGAAAGAAATTAGAAAAACTTAGGTATTAAGAATGATATTACAGGTAGTATTTAACTTACTCAGTTGGAACAATATCAGGAATAATTCACTGGCGGTCTCTCGAGTGAGGAAGGCGAGGCTGTACACGAAGCCAATCATTGAAAACACGATCTCGAAGTACAAGTAAATCTTCATCAGTAGCACATGTTTCTGGAAATAAAATACGACTAGTTAGTGAAAATCCACAGGAATAagtgtagtttattttttaattcctcTATAGTTTTAAACTAtgtgttttttatgtaaaagatagtatcttatttattacaacaacaacagcctgtacattcccactgctgggctaaaggcctcctctcccttagaggagaaggtttgaaacatattccaccacgctgttccaatgcgggtttttggaatacacatgtggcagaatttctatgaaatttgtcacatgcaagtttccttacgatgttttccttcaccgccgagtacgagatgaattataaagacaaattaagcacatgattcagcggtgcttgcctgggtttgaacacgcaatcatcggttaagatgcaagcgttctaaccactgggccatctcgactcttcatagagtcttatttattattgttattaaaaatatatattgtatatgtaacatgatatgaaaaataaaaaattgatcccgctgagttcctttcgccggttcttctcaggtctgagatgttaaattccgaaccggtgttagatTTTTTGGCTATCactaagaaagtgtaatcacttctattttgaataaagatttttgatttgACTTTGAAGTTGACTTTGCCGTTGACTTTTTATGATTTATgacgattttcttttatatagtataggcaaaagtaaagtaaagtaaagtaacagcctgtaaatttcccactgctgagataaggcctcctcttccattaaggagagtgattggaacatattccaccacgctgttccaatgcgggttggtggaatgcacatgtgacagaatttcgatgaggttaagatgcacgcgttctaaccactgggtcatctcagctcag from Vanessa cardui chromosome 15, ilVanCard2.1, whole genome shotgun sequence carries:
- the LOC124535677 gene encoding uncharacterized protein LOC124535677, whose translation is MKSRFPFSLENIPRQTSFACLSLKFGSILSALILILYSIFALAQCLAALNVLPVDWTPDDIESMVSTGFVVVVTIAHTVTLFLSTLMLIGVLREKASLMKPWVIWTSLQVLVSVMAFIFWTALAMMKYNDNSLLIYVVEFLGLMVRFYMLMIVASFYRQLEERTIEETKHLRDLVNNENWYSTA